A region of the Mycoplasma capricolum subsp. capricolum ATCC 27343 genome:
ACTCAGTATCAACAATAATTGCTGGTCAACTTATTTGTTTTAATATTTTAGTTATTTCTTTTTTATTAATATAAAAATATTGATGTTTATTTAGATAATATTTTTCATTTTCAACGATAATTTTATTAAAATTCATCTTTATCATCTTTTCTATTTATAATAATATCAAAATAAGATATTTAATATATTATTAAAATAAGAAAAGGTCAATATGATAAATAATATTACTGTTAAACAGTTCTTTTTTATTACAGTACAACAACATTTAATATACAGTATTTTAGAAGAAGAAACAAATATAGCTAAAAAAGATAAAGCAAATAAATTAAAAATCAAAATTTATACTAAAGCAAAAGTTAAACCTTTATTAGAAACTTGTAATAAAAAAACTAGAGATTTAGTTTTAAATCTTTTAGATCTTAATAATTGAGAAGAATTAAAAGAATTTTTAAAAACTAAAAAAGAAAATTTTATAACTGAAAATAAAATAAATCCACTTGATTTTTTAAAAAATACATCTGAATCTGAGCCAGTAGAAATCGTTGGAGATCTATCTGAAATCTTAGGTTTGATGGCTGATATTAATGTTTATTCTTTATCTTTTAATTCAATTATTGATTTAGAAAATTTATTTCCTAAATTAGGTGAAGATGAACTAATAGCTAACACTAGTTATGATGATATTTACTACTTATATGATAATTTGTTAAATAATCTTGTAGAAAAAATCAAAGAATTTTATATTAATAACTTTGATGAAAATATTGATGAAACTTTAACTTTAATTAATCAAATTCAAGAAACTAAAATTATATCTATTAAAAAGACATTAATTGATCAACTTTTTTCTCACTTTGAAACTAAAAAAAGTATATTTTCTGATCAATTTATTACTAGTTTTTTAGATGGAAATAGTAAAAAAATTTTAATTCTTTATAAAATCATTAAAGAATTAATTAAAATTGACTTTTTAATAGGTTTAAATCCTTTTATTTTAGAATATTTGGTTAAATTTAAAACTAAATAATTTTTTTATAGCTTATAGAATAACTCTATAAGCTTTTTATTTTATTATTTTGATTTTATTCCTCTAATTCTTGAAGAATAATATAATGCTTCAGCAATAGTTGGATGTGTATAAACTGATTTTTGTAATTGAGTAAAAGTTAGTTTTTGTTGCATAAACAATGCAATTTGATTGATTAATATATTAGCGGTTTCAATCATCATAAAACAACCTAAAATTTGATCGGTTTTTTTATCAATTAAAAATTTAATAAAAGAATAATCTGCAACAATTCCATCAGCATGAGCTCTTGGAAGTGCTTTTGAATTAATTATAAATGATTCAAATTCTACTTTTTGTTCAACTAATTGTTGTTCAGTCAAACCAACTCCAGCAATTTCTGGGTTTAAATAAATTGCTCAAGGAACAAGATTTTTATCAAATTTTTCAGAATCATTATATTTTAAAATATTTCTAGCAACAATATCACCTGTTTTATAAGCTACAGAAGATAATAAAGTTAAACCAGTAATATCACCAATGGCATAAATATTATCAAAATTTGTTTTCATTAAATCACCTACTAAAACAAAACCGTTTTTATCTTTTTTAATATCAAGATTTTTAAATGATTCGTTATTAGGTTGTCTTCCAATAGCTAAAAGAATTTTTTCTGCTTGAATAAAGTTATCATTATAATAAACCTTATCAAGATCAATTTTTTTAATATCTATTTTATCAATAACTTTAATATTTTTTAAATCAAAATATTCTTTAACACTTTTTTGAATATCAATATCAAATCGAGATAAAAAATCAACATTAGTTAAAATAGTAACTTTAGTGCCTAAAGTATTATAAAAATAAGCAAATTCTAGTGAAATTGGTCCATCTCCAATAATTACCATTGATTTTGGAACGCTTTCTAAGTGTAAAGCTTGATCTGAATTGATTAAATACCCATTTTTTATTGATTCTTCTATTCCTTGAAAATTAATAATTTTAGATCTAGAACCAGTTGCTATAACTAGTTTGTCAAAACAAATAATTTGTTCATTTACTTTAATACTATTTTGATCTAAAACTTCACCTAAACCTTTAAATAGTTTAACGTTATTTAAATCTAATTGTTTTTGAATACCACTATTAAAAAATGTTTTATTTTCCAATCTTCTTTGTTGAATCTTTTTAATATCATATTTAATAGCATCTGTAAAAACTCCATAGTCTTTTGCGTTTTTCACTAATTCAAAAACTTTAGCAGATTTAATTAATGTTTTAGTAGGAATGCACCCTTTATTTATACAAGTTCCTCCTAAATCTTCTTTTTCAATTAAAGCAACCTTTAATTTATTAATACTTAAAATATTTGCTAGACTATATCCACCAGGTCCTGCTCCTAAAACAACTACATCAAATTTTTCCATAACCAACCTCTTTTTTATTTAATAAAAATAGTTCAAGAAATCTTAAACTTAAATAAATTTTAAAATAATAATTTATCAATATTAAAAGTTTTTCAGATTAAAATTTTTAAAAATTCTCAATATATTTTAAACCTTTATAAGTAATTTCTCTTCCTTTAATTGTTCTAATAATTAAACTTTCTCTTATTAAAAAAGGTTCAATATTATTTGCAATAATTAAAGGAGTTGTATTTAATAAATGCGCAATATTATCCAATCCAATTCTTTTATTTTTAGCAATCATTTTTAAATAATTAATTTCAGTTACTGTTAAACCTAGTTCATAAATTTCTAGTTTTTCTAATACTTTTTTAATATAGTGAATATCAATTTTTTTAGGACTATCACAAATGATATGATCTTTAATTCTTTTAATTAAATTAATAGCAATTCTTGGAGTTTTTCTACAAAAACTAGCTAAATATAAATAAATATCTTGGTCAAGTTTAATTTGAATTTATTACAATATAATTCAACAATTTTACTCATATCTTCTAAATTATATTCTTGCATTGTGAAATTAATTGGAAATCTATTTAATAAGGGAATAGGCATTTTATTAATTTCAGTAGTAGCACAAACTATTGTAAATTTAGGTAAATCAATGTTTGCAACTTTAGAATTATAGTCTTTACCAATAATAATATTTAGTTTATTTTCTTCTAATACTGGATAAATAATTTCTAATATTTCCTTATTAACTGCATGAATTTCATCAATAAATAATATATCCTTTTCTTTAATACTAGTTAAAATTGAAATAATATCACTAGCTTTTTGTAAATTAGGACCATTTAAAATTCTAATGTTTGTTTTTAGTTGTTTTGATAATAAATAAGCTAAACTAGTTTTTCCATATCCACTAGGACCATAAATAAAAATATGATCAACAACTTTATTTTGCTTTTTTGCAGATTTAATAAAAACTTTTAAATTGTCTAAAATATTATTTTGTCCAATATATTCTTCTCATTTTTCAGGTCTAAACATAAACTTTTGCCACCTTTAATAAACTTTAATTATTTATATAACTTAGTTTTTCTAAAACATATTTTGTTAGTTCATCTATAGTTAGATCTTCATCAACATTAATGATGATTTTATAAATGTCTTTTGTTTTATAACCTAGTTTTTCTAAGCTTGTAATTACTTTATTTTTCTTTTCACTTATTTTGTTATTGAACAACTCTTTTTGAACACTATTTATAATTAGTCTTGCTGTATAATTTCCTATTCCTTTAAGTTGTAAAATTTTATCAGTTTTACCATTTTTAAAAATATCAATTAATTCTTGATAACTATAATTTTCTAAAATTAAAAAGGCTGTTTTTTCTCCAATTGTATTAATATTTATCAAAATCTCAAAAAGATCTCTTACTAGTTGATTAAAAAAACCATAATATTTAAAATGATTATCAATTACATTAATTGCTATATAAACTTTATTATTTTCATTTAACTTAAAATTTTTCAGATCACTTTTTAAATATAAATATCTATAACCTAAATAATTTAATTCTAAATATAAAAATTTATCATCTATTTTATATAAAAAGCCATTGATATAATCATTCATAATATCACCTCAATATAGTATTAGAAAAAAATTTTTAAATTAATTATTTTTTAAAAAAATGCATAAAAAAAGAGCCTTTATAAAGACTCTTAATTAAAAATTATTTACCACTATTTGTATTTACGGTTTTGTTTTTGTTTGTAAATACGTTTTTCTTTTTTACTTAAGTGGTATTCACGTTTTCTAGCTTCTGCTTTATTTGATGAAGCAACTTTTTGAAAGCGTTTTAATGCTTTTTCAATTGTTTCTCCATCATGAACAATAACACTTGCCATTAACTTTTTCAACTCCAATTCAATACAAAAATAATTATATCTTAACTTGATATAAAAATAAAGATTTTTGATGTTTTTCTCAGATTTTTAGTAATTAAATAACTATTAGATTAAACTACAAAAAAGCAAATAATTTTTAAAAAAGATAGTTATTGTATCATATACCACTTAAAATTTTGAGATTATATATATATAATACTATTCTTAGCTAGATATTCATAAAGTTTTATATAGCTAATTTAACCGGTTATTTAGGAGGCAACATTTATGAAAAAACTATTAACTTTATTAGGTTCAGTTGTTTTAATCACAACTACAAGTGCTGCTGTAATTGCTTGTGGTGGAACTAGAAATGAACAAAGAACAGAAGATAAAAATGAAAGAAAATTAGTTTTAACTCAAAAAGCAAAAAAAGAGGTTTCAGACTTATTAAAAGTAACTTTATCAGATACTTTAGATGTATCATCTGAAAATCCTATTGAAATTAAAGAAGAAGTTATTAATGATTTTGCAAATCTACTAGATGAAATTTTAAAAGAAAATAATAGTAATATCGATAAATCATTAGAAGAATTTAAAGAAGAAGTAGTTGGTTATGTAACAGACCAGTTAGTAGGTGATTTAGGATCTACTTTACCTAAAAAAGACTTTGAAAATTCAGAATTATTAGACGAAATGGCTTTTGCAGATGAAGATGATTTTGTTGGAATTGTTTTTAACAAAGATCCTAAAATGGATATAAAACCTCAAGATGAAGAAAAAACTCATAAGGTTGTTCAAGAATTGATAAAAGAATACAAAGATACTGTTAAAACTATTAAGTCTGAATTTGAAGAAGAAACCAAAGAGCAATTTAAGAAATTAAAAGAAATAGTTGAAAAGGACATTAAAAAATAATAAAAGCAAATATTATTTAAAATAAAGACTTGGGAAAAACCCAAGTTTTTCTTTATTTCTATATTTTTTAATAACTGTATAGTTAAAAAAATAAAACATTTAATAGATAGCAATAGTGCACTTTTTACTTAAAACCTTGACATTATATATATATATATATATATAATGTTTTCTGGCTATATAAAATTCATAAATATGTAGCTAATTTAACCGGTTATTTTAGAAAGGAAACATTTATGAAAAAACTACTAACCTTATTAGGTTCAGTTACTTTAATCACAACTACAAGTGCTGCTGTAATAGCTTGTGGTGGAATTAGAAGTGAACAAAGAAATACTGAAGGTAAAAAAGATGATAAGACAGAAAAAACTAAAGAAGAAGAAAAAGAAGAATTTAAATCAGTTCTTAGTGATGAAGTAAAAAAAGAAGCATCTAAAATAGTAACTAAAATTCTAACAGATGGGCTAGATTTATCAGATAATTCAGAAGATGCAGTACTTAAAAATAAAGAAAGTATATCAACAGAATTTGCAAATATATTAGATGAAATTCTTGTTGAAAATAAAAATGATGTAGAAAAATCATTACAATATTTTAAAGATAAATTAGTTAAGTTTACAGCACCTTTCTTTATTGGTGATTTATTAGGTCAATTTCCTGAATTAGAAGATGGTGGTTCATTATGAATTTCAGAAGTTGATATTGATAGTAAAAAAGAAGATATAATAGGAATTGTATTTAATGAAAAATCTGATCAAGATTTAGTTGCAGAATCTAAAAAGCTTATTGAAGATTCAAATGAAGAAGATGAAAAAACAATTAATGAAATAATAAAAGATTATAAAAAAGATGTAGAGGACTATAAAAAATTGTTTGAAGAGGAAAATAAGGAGAGTTTATCTAAGTTAAAAGAATTACTTGAAAAACATTTTCCAAAAGTTCTTGAAGCAAAATAGTAAGAATAAATCAAAAATAAAGGCTTGGGTTTTCCAAGCCTTTTATTATAGTTACTATTTTATATTAATGATTATAAAATACATATGTTTGATGAACTGGATTTCAAAACCACATATTACTTAAAACCTTGACATTATATATATATATATATATATATATATATATAATGTTTTCTGGCTATATAAAATTCATAAATATGTAGCTAATTTAACCGGTTATTTTAGAAAGGAAACATTTATGAAAAAACTACTAACCTTATTAGGTTCAGTTACTTTAATCACAACTACAAGTGCTGCTGTAATAGCTTGTGGTGGAACTAGAAGTGAACAAAGAAATACTGAAGGTAAAAAAGGAAAAGAAGATAAATCTGAAGAAGAGAAAAAAGAAGAAAAACTAACTATTAGTGAATCAACAAAAAAAGAAACAACTAATATGATAAAAACTATGTTAAGTGAAGTAATTGATTCTGAAGAAAATGATGAGAAAGCACTTAAAGAAAAAGAAGAAATTTCAAAAGAGTTTACAAACTTTTTAAATGAAGTTCTTATTGAAAATAAAAATGATGTTGAAAAATCACTAAAAGAATTTAAAGAAGAAATAGTTGGTTATCTTACAGATCAATTAATAGGTGAAATAGCATTTAAAGATGAAAATGGTTTTGTTAGAGTTGTTTATAATAAAGATATCAAAACAATGGAAAATAAAAAAAACGATGATAAAATAGATAAAGATTTTGAAAAATTAGTAAAAGAATATAAAGAAGCTGCTGAAGCTATTAAAGAAGGTTTTGAAGAAGACACTCAAGAAACTTTTGCTAAATTAAAAAACCTACTTAATAAAGATTTATCATCTACAACTTCAAAAAGTACTGAATAATAAAAACAAAGGCTTGGATAACTTCCAAGCCTTTTATTTAGTTGACACTAATATTTTTTAATAAATTTTACTTCTATAATTTGATATGGTTTAGTTAAAGATTCTAATCTTAAAACAGGTGTTTCGTGTCCAAAAACATCTTTTTTAAGCTTAATTCCAACAACATAGTAATTTTTATTATTTCATTTAACTTGTTGATATAGTTTAACAGGTTTATTTAATTCTATAACTTTTAGAACTTCTTTATTGTCATTAGGATTTAAAAGCACTTCATTAGTATTATTATTTAAATTTTGTTCATTTAAATTACTATTTTTAGTTAAATTAGTTTCTATTTTGTTATTTAAATCATTAGTTATTTCTTTTAATAAATTCTTTTGTTCTTGATTAATTACTTGATCAGAATTAGATTCTAAAAAATTTTTTTGATTATCATATATATCTAAATTACTTTCAGGATTTATTGTTCAGATTTTATTATTTGAAATTTTTAAATTATTTTCAACTTGTTGATCACTAACTTTTATTTTATTTAAAGATTCTTGATTTTGATCACAAAAGTTTTGACATTTACAATCAGTTAATTTACAAACATTTTTTAATTGATTTTCATTTTTATCACATTCACAACAATAAGTATTTGTAGTTTGGTTTAAACAACAACTATGATTTTGTTCTGATTTAACTTCTTTATTTTCATTTTCAAGATCTTTGTTGTTTAAATCATATTCTTTATTAAAAACATCTTTGTTTAATTGATCTTTATTTTCAATTCATAAGTATTTATCTAATTCTTTTGGCTTTTCAACTATATGTTCACTAATTAATTTTTGATCCAAACTAGTTTTAATTTCTTTATTTTCATCTTCAATTCAACTATCATTTATTAAATTTTTGTCTTTAATTAATTCATTTGTTAAATCTTTTTCTTCAATTCATAAATCTTTTGTTAAATCATCTTCATCTAAACTTAATTCAACTTGATGTTCTTTTAATTGACTAGTTTTATTAACGTTATTTTTTTGTTCTTGATTTTGATCAGTTAATTTATCAAAATTAATAGTAGCTGTTCCAAATTCTTCTGGATCTAAATCAATTTCTTGTTCATCTATATCTTGATTAGCCTTTATGATTTTTTCATCTTGTTCATTTAAAAGATCATCATTAGTTTTTAGATCATCTAAATTAATTGTTGAACTTTTATAAAAAGTATCATCACTAGTAATTAAATTAACTAAATTAAAGTCTTTATTTATAATTTGTTCATCAGTTTGAGTGTTATCATTTAAATTAATATTTTGATTATCTAAGTTTTGATTAATTAAATATTTATTAAAATCAGTTTTTAAATCATCTAATGGTGAGTCTTCATAAACATGATATTTAGCTTTTTGTTTTCTAAAATATTGATCTAATCAAGTTTGATGTTTTTTTCTTTGTTGATAATCTAATAAATTATCATCATCTTTTTGATCACTACTATTTTGAGTTTCTAAATTAGAATTTGATTCAATTTCTTCTTGTTGTTCTAATTGCTCTTGTTGATATTTATTTAAAAATTTTAAAAAAGCCTCAGATTTATTTTTATTTTTTTGATCTAATCAAATAATATATTTAATATATTTATCAATAGTTTGAATCATATAAGGCTCATAATCTATTAAATCAATAGCTAACATTTCTTTAACAGTATCAAAATCAAATTTTTTAATAGAAACATAATAATCAATTTTATTAATTAAAACATCAGTTAAATATTGTTTAACTTCTTTTTTTGCCATAACTTTAATCCTACTTTTTCTTGTTACATTTAATATTATAGTTTATATAAAAATATACTTGTATAAACTTAGTAAAAAAACAATATTTATTATTAAATAATTTATATAAGTAATTTTTGCTATAATCTTTAAGTTATAGAAAGTCTAGTGTTATGAAAAAAATTTTTAGTTATTTTCTAATAATTTTACTGTTTTTTACTAGCTTATTTTTTGTTAATAATAAAAATCAAAATCAAGTTAATTTAACTTATAATAATCAGTTTAATGAAGATACAACTCAAACACAAAAAGAATTTTTATGAGGTGGAAAAGCTTTAAGATACTTTTTATACAAACACTCAACTGCAAAAACTAATAGAAGTTTTAACCAGTTTACAGATGATTTATTAGCTTATTTTGAAAAAATTTTTAAAACAACAACAAAGCAAAGATATCGTTCTAATTATTATATTACTGAACAACAATCTGAAGAATTTAAGCACGCAATTTTATCAAGTATTTTAGTAACTTCAGCATATGGTTCAACATCACCTGAAGAATTTTTTGCTGAATCATTTAGTAGATATGTTTCATCTAATGAAAAACAAAAAAATCTTACTTGATATTTATTAGAACACTTTTTTACTAAAACTTTTTATAAGTTAAAACAACAAGATATTGGAATTTTAACTTCAAATGATAAAACTATAAATTGAAAAAAAATTAAAAATGTAATTGATAATGAAAATGATGTTTTTTATAAATATGACTTAGAGCCTAAAACAAGTTTAGACATTACATATGATAGATTAACTCATTTAGATTTAGGGTATAAAAATTTAGGTTTTGAAATCTTACAAAATAATACTCCACAATATGGTTATAATAGTGTTCAGTATTTTTATGAAACTATTAATTATATCTATAATAGTGTTTTTGCAGCTCAAATTAATAATTTAGACTCATTAAATAAAAATAGAAATATTTTAGATGCTGACAAATTTCTTAATTACTATAAAGACAATATAGATATTTTTTTAAATTATATGAAACTAAATTTATATAAACCAAAACATATTATTAACAAAAATAATGATCAACAATTTTTTAATAATTTTGATGAATTAGATCAATATTGAAAAGAAAAATCAAAGTTTAATTTTGGAAACAGTAGTGCTATTCAAATAAAGAAAAATTTTGAAAATATTTGACAAGCAATTCCTAGTCGTTTAAGTGCTG
Encoded here:
- a CDS encoding dihydrolipoyl dehydrogenase; the encoded protein is MEKFDVVVLGAGPGGYSLANILSINKLKVALIEKEDLGGTCINKGCIPTKTLIKSAKVFELVKNAKDYGVFTDAIKYDIKKIQQRRLENKTFFNSGIQKQLDLNNVKLFKGLGEVLDQNSIKVNEQIICFDKLVIATGSRSKIINFQGIEESIKNGYLINSDQALHLESVPKSMVIIGDGPISLEFAYFYNTLGTKVTILTNVDFLSRFDIDIQKSVKEYFDLKNIKVIDKIDIKKIDLDKVYYNDNFIQAEKILLAIGRQPNNESFKNLDIKKDKNGFVLVGDLMKTNFDNIYAIGDITGLTLLSSVAYKTGDIVARNILKYNDSEKFDKNLVPWAIYLNPEIAGVGLTEQQLVEQKVEFESFIINSKALPRAHADGIVADYSFIKFLIDKKTDQILGCFMMIETANILINQIALFMQQKLTFTQLQKSVYTHPTIAEALYYSSRIRGIKSK
- the ruvA gene encoding Holliday junction branch migration protein RuvA; the protein is MNDYINGFLYKIDDKFLYLELNYLGYRYLYLKSDLKNFKLNENNKVYIAINVIDNHFKYYGFFNQLVRDLFEILININTIGEKTAFLILENYSYQELIDIFKNGKTDKILQLKGIGNYTARLIINSVQKELFNNKISEKKNKVITSLEKLGYKTKDIYKIIINVDEDLTIDELTKYVLEKLSYINN
- the rpsU gene encoding 30S ribosomal protein S21, yielding MASVIVHDGETIEKALKRFQKVASSNKAEARKREYHLSKKEKRIYKQKQNRKYK
- a CDS encoding lipoprotein; the encoded protein is MKKLLTLLGSVVLITTTSAAVIACGGTRNEQRTEDKNERKLVLTQKAKKEVSDLLKVTLSDTLDVSSENPIEIKEEVINDFANLLDEILKENNSNIDKSLEEFKEEVVGYVTDQLVGDLGSTLPKKDFENSELLDEMAFADEDDFVGIVFNKDPKMDIKPQDEEKTHKVVQELIKEYKDTVKTIKSEFEEETKEQFKKLKEIVEKDIKK
- a CDS encoding lipoprotein, whose amino-acid sequence is MKKLLTLLGSVTLITTTSAAVIACGGIRSEQRNTEGKKDDKTEKTKEEEKEEFKSVLSDEVKKEASKIVTKILTDGLDLSDNSEDAVLKNKESISTEFANILDEILVENKNDVEKSLQYFKDKLVKFTAPFFIGDLLGQFPELEDGGSLWISEVDIDSKKEDIIGIVFNEKSDQDLVAESKKLIEDSNEEDEKTINEIIKDYKKDVEDYKKLFEEENKESLSKLKELLEKHFPKVLEAK
- a CDS encoding lipoprotein gives rise to the protein MKKLLTLLGSVTLITTTSAAVIACGGTRSEQRNTEGKKGKEDKSEEEKKEEKLTISESTKKETTNMIKTMLSEVIDSEENDEKALKEKEEISKEFTNFLNEVLIENKNDVEKSLKEFKEEIVGYLTDQLIGEIAFKDENGFVRVVYNKDIKTMENKKNDDKIDKDFEKLVKEYKEAAEAIKEGFEEDTQETFAKLKNLLNKDLSSTTSKSTE